The following coding sequences are from one Ornithodoros turicata isolate Travis chromosome 1, ASM3712646v1, whole genome shotgun sequence window:
- the LOC135399905 gene encoding transcription factor sma-9-like: MSSGHDGMLLATSGPETQQLFQPSLASAFPATDAGARDERRHKVRTTKHGNSRRASDRGEPIGEGMPLRTSKSGVYTLPCPPEMQRTSRDHPLSRSLGTATGFLDDYHRHRMRHEMQHTMDDMYTERRREQSQAQLLARPAGSRVSVPSDLGQEEPCGRFYKPNPVLSHEIMLLQERVRRQTREGQVHDEEQMRQQMHFQRLQQQPEIQHQQQLQQQQIQQQLMQQQQEMQKQRMRLQQAERQYAQHPATQRSERDQVDRTQAGDNKGAPQRKRIHRRRDRQNFKADQCAAAPVAAANEVARPRDPNQMQAGQERQPAAVPAHYSYPQVLQGYDTSGYPCYIIPEQDGHHLKGEHPVMCHNPPQEAWGPVNRAPPPSPDAAQHVAMMYQAGDVPPQVTKQYQASETFTEREPEGSDSLVLSQRTAHDRDSFMTAPEGSFTKALTTEEYGSSMIYMECPRMENEESGSRTSSTGSTQSTRGNMDITAASRAAAAEDIAVGNLHAMATERADAPGPILMMLPPISEARGTPLCRPPDSRNAAIAASRDSMGKRSKTSISSLTAPLLPSAARRSGLRMSERTCIIMNLILVSALVGTVGAFIIRHYY; the protein is encoded by the exons ATGTCATCTGGGCACGATGGAATGCTTCTTGCGACTAGCGGACCTGAGACACAG CAACTCTTTCAACCATCTTTGGCGAGTGCATTCCCTGCAACGGATGCTGGAGCACGAGACGAGCGTCGACACAAAGTGCGAACAACGAAGCATGGAAATTCACGTCGTGCTTCCGATCGCGGCGAACCTATAGGGGAAGGGATGCCGCTCAGAACATCTAAGTCGGG GGTGTACACTCTCCCATGCCCACCAGAAATGCAACGAACATCTCGTGACCACCCTTTGTCCCGCTCGCTCGGAACGGCCACAGGCTTCCTAGACGACTATCACAGGCACAGGATGCGGCATGAGATGCAACATACTATGGATGATATGTACACTGAGCGACGCCGTGAGCAAAGCCAGGCACAGCTTTTGGCACGACCCGCCGGGTCCCGCGTTTCTGTTCCCTCTGACCTTGGACAAGAGGAGCCGTGTGGAAGGTTTTATAAACCGAATCCTGTGTTGTCACACGAAATCATGTTGCTTCAG GAGCGTGTGCGTCGGCAGACCCGTGAAGGGCAGGTCCACGATGAAGAGCAAATGCGGCAACAGATGCATTTTCAACGTCTTCAGCAGCAACCAGAGATTCAACATCAACAGCAGCTCCAACAGCAACAGATACAGCAGCAGCTTATGCAACAGCAACAAGAAATGCAAAAGCAGCGAATGCGTTTGCAACAAGCGGAGCGCCAATACGCACAGCACCCGGCGACCCAACGCAGCGAAAGAGATCAAGTTGACCGGACACAGGCAGGTGACAACAAAGGTGCGCCACAACGGAAACGAATACATCGACGACGGGACAGACAGAACTTCAAGGCGGATCAGTGTGCTGCTGCTCCTGTAGCTGCTGCTAATGAAGTAGCACGGCCCAGAGATCCGAATCAG ATGCAAGCAGGACAAGAACGGCAGCCCGCTGCCGTGCCTGCGCATTATTCTTACCCTCAAGTGCTTCAAGGCTATGACACCAGCGGCTATCCTTGCTACATCATTCCAGAGCAGGACGGTCACCACTTGAAG GGAGAACATCCTGTGATGTGCCATAACCCCCCGCAAGAAGCGTGGGGGCCGGTGAACAGAGCCCCTCCACCTAGCCCAGATGCAGCACAACACGTAGCCATGATGTACCAGGCAGGAGACGTTCCACCACAGGTGACGAAACAATACCAGGCGTCGGAGACTTTTACCGAGCGCGAACCGGAGGGGTCCGACTCGTTGGTTCTCAGCCAGAGAACCGCCCATGATCGCGACAGTTTCATGACAGCACCCGAAGGATCATTCACAAAG GCATTGACCACTGAAGAGTACGGGAGTAGCATGATCTATATGGAATGTCCACGTATGGAAAATGAGGAGTCTGGCAGCAGAACGAGTTCGACCGGTAGCACGCAGTCCACAAGAGG TAACATGGACATAACAGCAGCCTCCCGAGCAGCAGCTGCGGAGGACATCGCTGTGGGAAACTTGCATGCAATGGCCACTGAAAGGGCTGACGCGCCCGGTCCCATTTTAATGATGTTGCCTCCCATATCGGAGGCACGAGGAACGCCTTTGTGCCGACCTCCTGACAGCAGAAACGCTGCAATCGCCGCCAGCCGAGACAGCATGG